CGTTGTTGGAATGCTTGGCACTGATGATATGACTCGCCATCTAGACTCTCTTTTGGCTAAGGCAAGAGGACTTGAAAATGAAGGGATTTCTACATATATTTTAACTGGTTCCTACTCCCTTCCTACTCCTACAATGACTGGCAGCGTAAAGAGGGACTTAGTGTTAATAGACAAAGTACTGGGAGCGGGTGAGATTGCTATATCTGATCATCGCTCTAGTAAAGCAGGGTATCAAGCTCTTAAAGATGTGGCAGTGGGATGTAGGTTAGGCGGTTTAGTAAGTGGTAAAATAGGGTTGTTGCATTTACATGTGGGTAATGACCCTGCTGGCCTTGCTCCTGTTAGACAACTTTTAAAAGATAGAGTAATTCCTGCCCGACAAATTTCTGCAACCCACGTAAATAGAAGTGAGGAGTTATTGAAAGAGGGGCTGGAATTACTTAATAAAGGGGTTAATATTGATTTAACTACTTTTGGTAGAGGAGGCAGAGCTGTTTCTGCTACCGATGCGATATCTTTTTTAATTAAAGAAGAAGTCAATTTAGATAAAGTCACCTTAAGCTCAGATTCTAATGGAAGCATGCCTCAGGTAGATGATGAAGGGCGAATAATAGGGTTAAAGGCTGCTAGTATGAAGTCATTACTTAATGAGGTCCAGACTCTGTACAAAGAGCAAGTGCTATCTTTAGAAGATATAATTGCGTTAGTTACAAAAAACCCGGCTAATGTACTGGGATTAAATCATAAGGGTACCATAGAGGTGGGGGCTGATGCAGATATTACAATCTTTGATAAAAGCTTGAATGTAAAAACTGTTATCGCAAGAGGTCAAACTATGTTGGAAAACGGAAATGTTTTAGTTAAAGGAACCTTTGAATAAATAACAAAAAGCATCTCGATGAAAAGAGGTGCTTTTTTATTATAACAATAGAACACTAGTTTGTTGGCTAACAATAAGCTGAGCAGAAATTTGAAGTTTTACATTATATAATGTAATAAAGTAGTGTCGAGTTAAAAACCTTGGACATTAAAGAGGGTTTTTACAGCTTTTGCTAGAAGATTATGAATAAAGAAATGAGGCGAGAGGGGAGAGTTGGGTTGTGTATGTAGAAAGTCAGCAGATTTGGAAGCTGTGGGTAATATTTGCTGCTTTGCTTATTTTGCTTTTATTGACTCTTTTTCAGTTGCTAACTAAATTTAGAACTTCTGGAAGCTTAAACAAAAGCTTTATTGAAGAAAATATAATGTACATAAGTGCTGGTTTATTTACTGTAGTGGTAGCTTTTTTTTATGGGGGCAGAATAAAAGAAGTGTTATCACTTAACCATTCTTCGTTAGCATATCAAATAGAATATATGAAAGAAACACTAGGGTTAGGGTATTTTGCTACTTTTGGAGGTCTTAGTTTACAATTTAATGCCACCTCAATTGTAATGTTTACTTTTATAATTTTTTTACTTGCTATATTTCATAGGGAATGCAAAAAAGCAGTAAAAGGAGGGGAGAAAAGATGAAGATGGTGGAGGATAAAGGTCAAGACTTAGCAGAAAACAAAAAAGGGAAAGAGGTAATAGAACAAAAAGGAGACAAAAGAAGATCTTTTATCAGTCACAAGTGTGATTTGATGTTTTATGTCTTTATATGTTTTTTAGTGGTAATGACCTTAATAATCCTTGCTGAGGTAAAATATCTTTATGACAATAACTTTTTATCTAGCATGAGAGAAATACCTGAAATAAATCAGCGAGAATTTTTTACAATATACATTAGATTGCTACTCCAGTCCTTTGCAATACCTCTCGCCAATATCGCCTTGATGACAATCTTTTATTTTGAGGTTAGAAAAATACAAGACAGAGCTAAAGCTAAAGGCTATGGTTAAAAAAATAAATAGGAGGCTCAAATATGGATTTAACACATTTGCCAAGAAAAAGGTATACAGAGTTTGTTACACCTATTAAAAATATGGAAAAGTTAACTGAAGTTTTAGGGGGACCTAATTTATACATTAAAAGGGATGACCTATTAGGGCTGACTGCTGGTGGCAATAAAACTAGAAAGCTAGAGTTTTTAATTGCAGATGCCATAGAAAAAGGTTCAGACACAATTATTACCGCTGGGGGAGTTCAGTCGAACCATTGTCGTTTGACGTTAGCGGCAGCTAATAAAGAAAACCTAAAATGCATTTTAGTTCTGGAAGAAAGTGCAGCTGTAAAACATGACACTGAAAGAAGTGGTAACTTCTTTCTTTATCAACTTATGGGGGCAGAGGATGTTAGGATTGTTCCCAATGGAACTGATGTATTTGAAGAAATGGACAAAGTAGCAGAAGAAGTAGCTATTAAAGGTGGGAAGCCTTATAAAATTCCAGTAGGAGGGTCGAATGCTATAGGAGCAACGGGATATGTAGCTTGCGCTCAAGAAATTATACAACAATCTTTTTCTGAAGGCATGATTTTTGACTATGTAGTGTGTACTAGTGGAAGTGGGGGTATGCATGCTGGCTTAGTAACAGGGTTTCAAGCAAACCAAAGTAAAACTAAGGTTTTAGGTATCAGCATAAGTAGAAGTAAAGAACAAATGGAGCCCAAAGTTATGAAATTGATAAAGGATACGTCCAGCCGTTTAAAACTAGAGAAGACCATTAGTTCTGATACAGTTACTTGTTATGATAATTATATAGGGGACGGCTATGCGCTACCCACAAAAGAAATGGTGGGAGCTGTAAAGTTAGTAGCAAAAACCGAAGGGATACTACTGGACCCAGTTTATACAGGTAAAACCATGTCGGGTTTAATTGATTTAATCAAAAAAGGTCGTTTTGATTCCAAGGATAATGTTTTATTTATTCACTCTGGTGGAGCACCAGCTTTATATGCTTATACTTCTGAATTTTTGTAAGTTATGACCTGGAGACTTATCAGCCCCAAATACTTAATTAGTAGGCACACAAATAACTTGACTTTAAATATTACTTAGGGGAATATGTCAGAAGTTTGAATTATGCTATAATCTAGTTAGTAAATTAGGGAGGATGTTGATGTTAAAAGAGATTTTCTCCAATCGGATTTTGTTGTCTTATACCACAGATGAACATTTGCCTATTGTTATAGATATGGAAAAAAAGAACTCAAAATTTGTGTTTTCTTGGACTGAAGAACAACATAAAAAAGAGATTGCTGATCCAGATAAATTACATTTAGTGATAAAAAGTAAATTAAATGATAGATTGCTAGGATATATAATAATTGGTGGACTGAAATCTAAAGATAAATCTATGGAGCTCAAAAGGATAGTAGTAAACGAAAAAGGGTGTGGATATGGCAAAGAATCTATTGGTTTAATAAAAAAATTCTGTTTTGATGTGAAGGGTTTTCATAGATTATGGCTTGACGTTTTTGATGATAATAAAGCTGCCATAAGATTATATCTTAAGGAAGGTTTTGTAAAAGAGGGACTGATGCGAGAGTGTAAAAAAAACGGTGAAGCCTACCGTTCTATGTTTTTAATGTCAATTTTAGAGCACGAATATAACAAAGCTGCCACAATTAAATGAGATAGGTATTAAAAATAGTAATTGGAGCATGATTTTGATATTTTAAAAGAGCTGTACATCTTAATAACTTCTGATAATATAAGTAATCTTGTGGAATTAAAACTCAACTTATAGTAGTTCTTCTAGTGTTTAAACTACAATCATGGGGCATTTAGTTAAAAACTCCAGTAGACAAATTAACCTTACTGTCTACTGGAGTATCAGGTTATTAGTAACTTATTGCATACAAGTATGCTTCATGAGCATCTATTAACCCATTGCCGTACCTTGAGGGATTATTCCACATATCATTTGCTGAGTCGTTGATAATATCTCTAACCTGTTGATTAGTTAGATTTTCATTGGCAGACCAAACAAGGGCTGCTACACCTGCTGCATGAGGACATGCCATAGATGTTCCACTCATTGATCCATAACCGCCATTATAAGTTGTGCTTAGAATATTGCTACCTGGAGCCATTATTTCCAAATCGGGACCGGTGCTAGAAAAACTTGAACGACTATCGCTAGATGTGGTTGAACCAACTGCCATCACAGAAGGGTACTTTGCTGGATAACCAATGTTGTCACCCCAACCGAAAAAATTTCCGCTGTTGCCGGCAGCAGCTACTACCAAAAGGCCAGCATCGGTAGCAGCATTACAAGCATCTTCTAAGGCTACAGAGCCGACGCTACCACCTAAACTCATATTGATTATATCCATATTATTGTTCATTGACCAGTAGATACCTTCAATAATGCCGCTGTATGACCCGCTACCTCTACTGTCCAAGACTTTTACTCCATATAAGTCTACTTGCGGGGATACTCCTATTACCCCATAGTGATTATCCAAGGCAGCTATAGTTCCCGCAACATGAGTTCCGTGTCCATTGTCATCATTATAGCTTCCACCAAAAACACTGTAGCCACCCATGACATTAAGGTCTTCGTGATTTAGCAATATTCCTGTGTCCAAAACAGAAACCCTAATTCCGTCGCCATACTGATTATCGCTATGAACATCAGGTGCGTTAACTCTGTCAATACCCCAAGGTACAGTTTGATTTAAAGCTTTAACTTCGGCATCAGGTTCAACATACTTGACATTGGGATGACTCTCCATAGTTTGCACAGTGTGAGCAGGTAGCTCCATAACCACTGCGTTGATAAAATCAAACTCTTTAACGACCTTTCCTTCAGTGTTTTGAATTACATTTTTATCAATACC
This genomic interval from Proteinivorax tanatarense contains the following:
- the iadA gene encoding beta-aspartyl-peptidase; translated protein: MLKLIKAAKCYVPEPVNDVEILIAGGKIIGVGKKIEDKLKLEDVEVLECGPNSIVAPGLIDQHVHLLGGGGEGGYHTRVPEVTISDITKYGVTTVVGMLGTDDMTRHLDSLLAKARGLENEGISTYILTGSYSLPTPTMTGSVKRDLVLIDKVLGAGEIAISDHRSSKAGYQALKDVAVGCRLGGLVSGKIGLLHLHVGNDPAGLAPVRQLLKDRVIPARQISATHVNRSEELLKEGLELLNKGVNIDLTTFGRGGRAVSATDAISFLIKEEVNLDKVTLSSDSNGSMPQVDDEGRIIGLKAASMKSLLNEVQTLYKEQVLSLEDIIALVTKNPANVLGLNHKGTIEVGADADITIFDKSLNVKTVIARGQTMLENGNVLVKGTFE
- a CDS encoding GNAT family N-acetyltransferase, which encodes MLKEIFSNRILLSYTTDEHLPIVIDMEKKNSKFVFSWTEEQHKKEIADPDKLHLVIKSKLNDRLLGYIIIGGLKSKDKSMELKRIVVNEKGCGYGKESIGLIKKFCFDVKGFHRLWLDVFDDNKAAIRLYLKEGFVKEGLMRECKKNGEAYRSMFLMSILEHEYNKAATIK
- a CDS encoding D-cysteine desulfhydrase yields the protein MDLTHLPRKRYTEFVTPIKNMEKLTEVLGGPNLYIKRDDLLGLTAGGNKTRKLEFLIADAIEKGSDTIITAGGVQSNHCRLTLAAANKENLKCILVLEESAAVKHDTERSGNFFLYQLMGAEDVRIVPNGTDVFEEMDKVAEEVAIKGGKPYKIPVGGSNAIGATGYVACAQEIIQQSFSEGMIFDYVVCTSGSGGMHAGLVTGFQANQSKTKVLGISISRSKEQMEPKVMKLIKDTSSRLKLEKTISSDTVTCYDNYIGDGYALPTKEMVGAVKLVAKTEGILLDPVYTGKTMSGLIDLIKKGRFDSKDNVLFIHSGGAPALYAYTSEFL
- a CDS encoding S8 family peptidase, which translates into the protein MLILVSSGFSMARPVEFERVIVGFEKGIDKNVIQNTEGKVVKEFDFINAVVMELPAHTVQTMESHPNVKYVEPDAEVKALNQTVPWGIDRVNAPDVHSDNQYGDGIRVSVLDTGILLNHEDLNVMGGYSVFGGSYNDDNGHGTHVAGTIAALDNHYGVIGVSPQVDLYGVKVLDSRGSGSYSGIIEGIYWSMNNNMDIINMSLGGSVGSVALEDACNAATDAGLLVVAAAGNSGNFFGWGDNIGYPAKYPSVMAVGSTTSSDSRSSFSSTGPDLEIMAPGSNILSTTYNGGYGSMSGTSMACPHAAGVAALVWSANENLTNQQVRDIINDSANDMWNNPSRYGNGLIDAHEAYLYAISY